In one window of Rhodoglobus vestalii DNA:
- the ctaD gene encoding cytochrome c oxidase subunit I has translation MSVEQKGNVLVNWVTSTDHKTIGYMYLITSFFYFLLGGVMALVIRAQLFQPGLSIVATGEQYNQLFTMHGTIMLLMFATPLFAGFANVLMPLQIGAPDVAFPRLNAFAYWLYSFGSLIAVAGFLTPQGAASFGWFAYAPLSSTTFSPGLGGNLWVFGLTMSGFGTILGAVNFITTIITMRAPGMTMFRMPIFTWNTLVTSLLILMAFPVLAAALFGLGADRMVGAHIYDPANGGVILWQHLFWFFGHPEVYIIALPFFGIVSEVLPVFSRKPIFGYSTLIYATVAIAALSVTVWAHHMYVTGSVLLPFFALMTMLIAVPTGVKIFNWVGTMWRGSITFETPMLWAIGFLVTFVFGGLTGVILASPPLNFHVSDTYFVVAHFHYVVFGTVVFAMFSGFYFWWPKWTGKMLNERLGKIHFWLLFIGFHMTFLIQHWAGVMALPRRYRTYLEEDGVTWMNQVSTIGSFVLAVSMIPFFYNVYITARKAPRVTVNDPWGFGRSLEWATSCPPPRHNFTSIPRIRSESPAFDLNHPEAGIPVGIGPGKDAPDAPVYDLADEKVK, from the coding sequence ATGAGCGTCGAACAAAAGGGCAATGTCTTGGTGAATTGGGTCACCTCGACTGACCACAAAACCATCGGGTACATGTACCTGATTACCTCTTTCTTTTATTTCCTCCTCGGTGGGGTCATGGCGCTTGTCATTCGCGCTCAGCTCTTTCAACCTGGACTTTCGATCGTTGCCACGGGTGAACAGTACAACCAGCTGTTCACAATGCACGGCACGATCATGCTGCTCATGTTCGCTACGCCGCTCTTCGCTGGCTTTGCGAACGTGTTGATGCCGCTTCAAATCGGTGCCCCAGACGTTGCCTTCCCCCGACTAAACGCGTTCGCGTACTGGCTTTACAGCTTTGGCTCTCTCATCGCCGTTGCAGGCTTCCTTACTCCACAGGGTGCAGCATCCTTCGGCTGGTTTGCCTATGCGCCGCTCTCGAGCACAACATTCTCGCCCGGTCTCGGCGGAAACTTGTGGGTCTTCGGCCTCACCATGAGTGGTTTTGGAACCATTTTGGGTGCGGTGAACTTCATCACGACGATCATCACGATGCGTGCACCAGGTATGACAATGTTCCGCATGCCCATTTTCACTTGGAACACTCTCGTGACGTCGCTTCTTATTCTGATGGCGTTCCCGGTTTTGGCCGCCGCGCTCTTCGGGCTTGGAGCGGATCGAATGGTGGGTGCGCACATATACGACCCGGCAAACGGTGGCGTGATCTTATGGCAGCACCTCTTCTGGTTCTTCGGACACCCTGAGGTCTACATCATCGCTCTCCCGTTCTTTGGGATCGTGTCAGAAGTCCTCCCGGTCTTCAGCCGCAAGCCAATTTTCGGGTACTCCACTCTCATTTATGCCACCGTCGCTATCGCCGCGCTCTCAGTTACAGTCTGGGCCCACCACATGTACGTCACGGGCTCGGTATTGCTCCCGTTCTTCGCTCTCATGACAATGCTCATTGCCGTACCGACAGGCGTGAAGATATTCAACTGGGTAGGCACAATGTGGCGAGGCTCAATTACCTTTGAGACCCCCATGTTGTGGGCAATCGGCTTCCTCGTCACCTTCGTGTTCGGTGGGCTGACTGGTGTGATTCTGGCCAGCCCGCCCCTGAATTTCCACGTCTCAGACACCTACTTTGTGGTTGCCCACTTCCACTACGTAGTGTTCGGAACAGTCGTCTTCGCAATGTTCAGCGGTTTCTACTTCTGGTGGCCCAAGTGGACCGGAAAGATGCTGAACGAGCGTCTGGGCAAGATTCACTTCTGGTTGCTTTTCATCGGGTTCCACATGACGTTCCTTATTCAGCACTGGGCAGGGGTAATGGCGCTACCCCGTCGGTACCGCACTTACCTTGAAGAAGACGGTGTTACTTGGATGAACCAGGTGTCGACAATCGGGTCCTTCGTGCTCGCGGTGTCTATGATTCCCTTCTTCTACAACGTCTACATCACGGCGCGTAAGGCGCCCCGGGTGACGGTCAACGACCCGTGGGGCTTTGGGCGTTCACTCGAGTGGGCAACTAGCTGCCCACCACCGCGCCACAATTTCACGTCGATCCCGCGGATTCGCTCAGAATCCCCGGCATTCGATCTCAACCACCCGGAAGCGGGTATCCCGGTGGGAATTGGTCCGGGCAAGGATGCTCCGGATGCACCCGTTTATGATCTTGCGGATGAGAAGGTTAAATAA
- a CDS encoding HesB/IscA family protein, which yields MTETVVETAAHGVVLTEVATDKVRSLMSQEGRDDLRLRLAVQPGGCSGLIYQLYFDERVLDGDVSVDFGEGVEVVLDKMSVPYLDGASIDFEDTIQKQGFTIDNPNAEGSCACGDSFN from the coding sequence ATGACTGAAACCGTTGTTGAAACTGCCGCCCATGGAGTTGTGCTAACCGAGGTCGCCACGGACAAGGTTCGTAGCCTGATGTCGCAAGAGGGTCGCGACGACCTTCGCCTGCGTTTGGCTGTTCAACCGGGCGGATGCTCGGGGCTCATCTACCAGCTTTACTTCGACGAGCGCGTTCTTGACGGCGATGTGAGCGTCGACTTCGGCGAGGGAGTCGAAGTCGTTCTGGACAAGATGAGTGTTCCCTACCTTGATGGAGCGAGCATCGACTTCGAAGACACGATCCAAAAGCAGGGTTTCACTATCGACAACCCGAACGCTGAAGGAAGCTGCGCTTGTGGTGACAGCTTTAACTAA
- the nrdR gene encoding transcriptional regulator NrdR, whose product MYCPFCRHPDTRVVDSRTSDDGLSIRRRRQCPECGRRFSTTETASLNVIKRNGVVESFSREKIVSGVRKACQGRPVTDTDLAVLAQKVEEAIRATGAAQIDANEIGLAILSPLRELDEVAYLRFASVYQAFDSLEDFDMAISQLRLDHGTTA is encoded by the coding sequence ATGTATTGCCCTTTCTGTAGGCATCCCGACACCAGGGTTGTTGACTCTCGCACGAGTGACGATGGTCTTTCGATTCGACGGCGCAGACAATGCCCCGAGTGCGGCAGGAGGTTCTCGACAACAGAAACCGCATCACTCAACGTGATCAAGCGCAATGGAGTCGTCGAGTCGTTCAGTCGTGAGAAGATCGTCAGCGGCGTGCGCAAAGCGTGCCAGGGACGACCAGTCACTGATACCGATCTTGCTGTTCTTGCTCAAAAAGTGGAAGAGGCAATTCGTGCCACGGGCGCGGCTCAAATTGATGCGAACGAAATCGGTTTGGCGATTCTCTCGCCCCTGCGCGAACTCGACGAGGTCGCTTACCTACGTTTCGCGAGTGTCTATCAGGCGTTCGATTCACTCGAAGATTTTGATATGGCGATCAGCCAGCTTCGCTTGGACCACGGCACAACCGCGTAG
- a CDS encoding DUF3043 domain-containing protein: MVKASSTGSDSTPDTPPDNETVIGKGRPTPTRKEREAANLRPLVSDDRKEARRQARTQTQAARERARIGMANGEERYLPARDRGPQKRFVRDYVDARFSVGELLIPAMFIVIILTLFPQPEVQIFGLFALWGFFLIATIDAILLGLRLRRKVAEKFGESRAEKVRWYAAMRSLQLRIMRLPKPQVKRGQHPS; encoded by the coding sequence GTGGTAAAAGCATCTTCGACCGGTAGCGACTCGACTCCCGACACCCCGCCTGACAATGAAACTGTCATCGGTAAGGGACGCCCGACACCCACACGCAAAGAACGTGAGGCCGCCAACCTGCGCCCTCTGGTCTCTGACGACCGCAAGGAAGCCCGTCGCCAGGCTCGCACTCAGACGCAGGCAGCGCGCGAACGAGCGCGAATCGGTATGGCCAATGGCGAAGAGAGGTACCTGCCGGCCCGTGATCGCGGGCCGCAAAAGCGGTTTGTTCGAGACTATGTTGACGCACGATTCAGCGTGGGTGAACTGCTCATTCCGGCAATGTTTATCGTCATCATCCTGACCCTCTTTCCCCAACCAGAGGTGCAGATCTTTGGGCTGTTTGCGCTCTGGGGCTTCTTTCTGATCGCCACGATCGACGCCATTCTGCTCGGGCTGCGACTTCGTCGAAAAGTAGCCGAAAAATTCGGCGAATCACGCGCGGAAAAAGTTCGCTGGTACGCGGCAATGCGATCACTCCAGCTGCGCATCATGCGCCTTCCCAAACCACAGGTGAAGCGCGGGCAACACCCCAGCTGA
- the hisD gene encoding histidinol dehydrogenase, translating to MLLNTIDLRAATSSRADLSRVIPRAQLDVSAAFATAMLLIDDVRERGEQALLDQAERLDRVRPDRVRIHADEINRATRALEPAVREALELAIDRVRTASKAQVPPPIMTELGDGAEVVQRWQPVNRVGLYVPGGKAVYPSSVVMNVVPAQVAGVSSVALASPPQRNFGGTVHPTILGAAGLLGVDEVYAMGGAGAIGAFAYGIPDLGLDPVDIITGPGNVYVAAAKRAVRGIVGIDSEAGPTEILIIADAAADARLVAADLLSQAEHDELASAVLVTDSENLADAVRTELAKQLSEMRHSERARIALDGQQSAIVLVSDMAAAAALSNAYGPEHLEIQTEESGSVLDMIDNAGAIFLGSHSPVSLGDYLAGSNHVLPTGGQSRFSSGLGAYTFLRPQQVVRYSQEALRALEPHIVALSTAEDLPAHGAAVSARFHE from the coding sequence ATGTTGCTGAATACAATCGATCTTCGCGCCGCCACTTCGAGCCGCGCTGACCTTTCCCGCGTCATCCCTCGTGCGCAGTTGGATGTATCCGCCGCTTTTGCTACAGCGATGCTGCTAATCGACGACGTTCGTGAGCGAGGCGAGCAGGCGTTGCTCGACCAGGCTGAGCGATTGGATCGCGTACGACCTGACCGAGTGCGCATCCACGCTGACGAAATTAATCGAGCAACACGAGCACTTGAGCCGGCCGTGCGCGAGGCTCTCGAGCTTGCTATCGACCGTGTCCGCACCGCGAGCAAGGCCCAAGTGCCTCCGCCGATCATGACTGAGTTGGGCGATGGCGCAGAGGTTGTACAGCGGTGGCAACCTGTCAATCGGGTTGGCCTTTACGTTCCCGGCGGAAAGGCTGTTTACCCTTCGAGTGTCGTGATGAATGTTGTGCCCGCTCAAGTGGCCGGCGTGTCGTCGGTGGCTCTCGCGTCACCTCCCCAGCGCAATTTCGGGGGAACCGTGCATCCGACAATTCTTGGGGCCGCAGGCCTCTTAGGGGTCGACGAGGTTTATGCAATGGGAGGCGCTGGAGCGATCGGTGCGTTCGCGTATGGAATTCCTGATTTAGGTCTCGATCCCGTTGACATCATCACTGGCCCGGGCAATGTCTACGTCGCTGCGGCCAAGCGAGCGGTGCGTGGCATCGTTGGTATCGATTCAGAGGCTGGCCCAACGGAGATTCTGATCATCGCGGACGCGGCTGCTGATGCCAGGCTCGTGGCTGCAGATCTGTTGAGCCAGGCGGAGCATGACGAACTTGCTTCTGCGGTCTTGGTTACGGACTCAGAAAATCTCGCTGATGCTGTGCGCACCGAACTCGCCAAACAGCTTTCTGAAATGCGCCATTCGGAGCGTGCGCGAATTGCCCTCGACGGTCAGCAGTCGGCGATCGTGTTGGTGAGTGATATGGCGGCGGCCGCTGCGCTGAGTAATGCCTACGGTCCGGAACACTTGGAGATTCAGACCGAGGAGTCGGGCAGCGTGCTGGACATGATCGACAACGCTGGTGCAATTTTCCTTGGGTCACATTCCCCGGTGAGTCTGGGAGACTATCTCGCTGGCTCTAATCACGTGCTTCCCACCGGCGGGCAATCACGGTTCTCGTCGGGGCTCGGTGCGTATACGTTCCTGCGGCCCCAGCAGGTGGTCCGTTATAGCCAAGAGGCACTTCGTGCCCTTGAGCCGCACATTGTCGCGCTCAGTACCGCGGAAGATCTTCCTGCTCACGGCGCGGCCGTGAGTGCACGGTTCCACGAGTAG
- a CDS encoding quinone-dependent dihydroorotate dehydrogenase: protein MYEFLFRNVLRRLDPEFAHSLAFSVIRALPVLGIGRLLQRTPDPILRVETLGLSFESPFGVAAGFDKSGAGIRGLGQLGFGHVEVGTITALPQRGNPKPRLFRLIADRGVINRMGFNNAGALAASKVVERARRRSQRPVIGVNIGKSRVVAVDDAIDDYLTSTRALAPLADYLVVNVSSPNTPGLRGLQEIDKLKPLLTAVKAAAGATPVLVKIAPDVSDAEASAIAQLAVDELDGIIATNTTLSREGLATESHIVDAAGAGGLSGKPVAARSLELLRVIRAVVPSEFCVISVGGVETAEDVAQRLREGATLVQGYTGFLYYGPLWARTINRELARILDAQRAD from the coding sequence ATGTATGAGTTCCTTTTTCGCAACGTTCTCAGACGCCTTGATCCCGAGTTTGCTCATTCGCTGGCATTCTCAGTAATTCGAGCTCTTCCGGTGCTGGGCATCGGTCGTTTATTGCAGCGCACCCCGGACCCGATACTGCGAGTTGAAACCTTGGGCCTGAGCTTCGAATCGCCTTTCGGCGTTGCGGCAGGTTTCGACAAGTCGGGCGCAGGCATTCGCGGGCTTGGCCAATTAGGTTTCGGTCACGTCGAAGTAGGCACCATTACCGCGTTACCACAGCGGGGGAACCCCAAGCCACGACTTTTTCGGCTTATTGCCGATCGAGGTGTTATCAACCGAATGGGCTTCAACAACGCTGGCGCTCTCGCGGCGTCGAAGGTGGTTGAGCGCGCACGACGGCGATCACAACGGCCGGTGATAGGCGTGAACATCGGTAAGTCGCGAGTCGTTGCCGTCGACGATGCTATTGACGATTACCTCACAAGCACGAGAGCGCTCGCGCCCTTGGCTGACTACCTTGTTGTCAATGTGAGTTCGCCAAACACTCCGGGGCTGCGCGGACTACAAGAGATCGACAAGTTGAAACCACTGCTCACTGCCGTGAAGGCTGCCGCCGGTGCAACCCCGGTGCTCGTGAAGATTGCTCCCGATGTCTCGGACGCCGAAGCTTCCGCGATCGCGCAGCTTGCTGTCGATGAACTCGACGGCATCATCGCGACAAACACGACACTCTCGCGCGAAGGTCTGGCGACAGAATCGCATATCGTCGATGCGGCTGGTGCCGGAGGTTTATCGGGCAAGCCTGTCGCTGCGCGGTCGCTAGAACTATTGCGAGTAATTCGCGCCGTTGTTCCTTCCGAGTTTTGCGTGATCTCTGTTGGCGGGGTCGAAACTGCGGAGGATGTCGCCCAGCGCTTGCGCGAAGGTGCCACCCTGGTCCAGGGTTATACCGGCTTTCTTTACTACGGCCCGTTGTGGGCTCGCACCATCAACCGCGAACTCGCGAGGATACTGGACGCCCAACGCGCCGACTAG
- a CDS encoding flavin reductase family protein: MDNSAATIGIDAFKSAFRRHAAGVAVVTSIAPDGRPVGFTATSLASLAAVPPLATFNMAQISSSWPAITVGNLVAIHMIGPRSRHLAERMAADHDLRFVGDHWHADDSGLPLLDGATAIAIGRIIDVHPVHNNAVVVVEIDHGILGDEDEALIYHERAYMRPHSLDN, encoded by the coding sequence ATGGATAATTCAGCAGCAACAATCGGCATCGACGCGTTCAAGAGCGCCTTCAGACGTCACGCGGCTGGTGTCGCAGTCGTGACGTCGATCGCACCCGACGGTCGCCCTGTGGGATTCACCGCAACGTCGCTAGCGTCGCTGGCGGCCGTTCCCCCGCTGGCAACCTTCAATATGGCGCAGATATCGAGCTCTTGGCCCGCCATCACCGTGGGCAATCTGGTCGCGATTCACATGATCGGGCCGCGAAGCCGCCACCTCGCCGAACGCATGGCCGCCGACCACGATCTACGCTTCGTTGGCGATCACTGGCATGCCGACGACAGTGGCCTGCCACTGCTCGATGGAGCGACCGCCATTGCGATTGGACGCATCATCGACGTGCATCCCGTGCATAATAACGCCGTGGTGGTAGTCGAAATCGATCACGGCATTCTGGGTGACGAAGACGAAGCCCTGATTTACCACGAACGCGCCTACATGCGCCCGCACAGCCTCGACAACTAA
- the coxB gene encoding cytochrome c oxidase subunit II: MRSNRRIRWAAIPVALVTMLVLTGCTQEQLQGWMPGDPDTTNHTSRIMGLWVTSWIVLLIVGVITWGLIIWVAVVYRRRRGQTGLPVQLRYNLPIEIFYTIVPLILVLGFFAFTARDQAAIEKVEVNPDVTIEVIGKRWAWDFNYTNDNVYSAGVQADFNPDGTINVDSLPELVLPVDKKVEIKIESRDVIHSFWVVDFLYKKDMIPGKSNYMYFIPTKEGTYQGKCAELCGESHSLMLFTVKVVSESEYNEYIEEQRAAGFEGQLGVDYNVNQNLPGNGSSDEE, encoded by the coding sequence GTGCGCTCTAACCGCCGAATTCGATGGGCAGCAATCCCTGTCGCTCTGGTCACGATGTTGGTCCTGACCGGTTGCACGCAGGAGCAGCTTCAGGGTTGGATGCCAGGCGACCCCGACACCACTAACCACACGAGCCGCATCATGGGCCTGTGGGTTACGTCGTGGATCGTTCTGCTCATTGTGGGCGTCATTACGTGGGGGCTCATTATCTGGGTCGCGGTCGTGTACCGCCGTCGTCGCGGTCAAACGGGTCTCCCGGTTCAATTGCGCTACAACTTGCCGATTGAGATTTTCTACACGATCGTGCCTCTGATTCTCGTGCTTGGCTTCTTCGCATTCACCGCTCGTGACCAGGCAGCGATTGAAAAGGTCGAGGTCAACCCTGATGTCACGATTGAAGTCATTGGCAAGCGTTGGGCGTGGGATTTCAACTACACCAACGACAACGTTTACAGCGCCGGCGTTCAGGCCGATTTCAACCCCGATGGCACGATCAACGTGGACTCGTTGCCAGAGCTGGTGCTTCCTGTCGACAAGAAGGTAGAAATCAAAATTGAATCGCGTGACGTGATTCACTCCTTCTGGGTGGTCGATTTCTTGTACAAGAAAGACATGATCCCTGGCAAGAGCAACTACATGTACTTCATTCCGACCAAGGAGGGCACGTACCAAGGCAAGTGCGCCGAGTTGTGTGGTGAGTCTCACTCGCTCATGCTCTTCACCGTCAAGGTCGTCTCCGAGTCCGAGTACAACGAATACATCGAAGAGCAGCGTGCAGCTGGCTTCGAGGGTCAATTAGGCGTTGACTACAACGTGAATCAAAACTTGCCCGGCAACGGCAGCAGCGACGAGGAATAG
- a CDS encoding dipeptidase: MTHPLQPTFASNNSDPLLSVLSEAVIAAMPATIAELSALVRIPSVSWDGFDPEQVSRSAEAAKVLIEGIGIFDRVELARAPIDETTLGHPALVATRKAKNGKPTILLYAHHDVQPPGQDADWHSPPFEPTVRGDRLYGRGAADDKAGIMAHVAAIRAFVAAVGTDFDLGLVAFFEGEEEFGSRSFANFITENREKLAADVIVVADSDNWDIHTPSLTVGLRGNVTFKLKVSTLAHASHSGMFGGAVPDAMLATVKLLATLHDENGAVAVDGLSTREGATPDYSEEKLRHEAGLLDGVSSAGTGTVLSRLWHKPAITITGIDAPTVMNASNTLAPRVTVKISARIAPGQDPDDAFDALQAHLEAHAPFGAHLEISDVDRGSPFLVDTSGWAVEVVKTAMFEAWGNEPLETGIGGSIPFISDLVEVFPDAQILVTGVEDPESRAHSPNESLHLGVFKRAILTEALLLAKLERRA, from the coding sequence ATGACTCATCCGCTGCAGCCGACGTTCGCGTCAAATAATTCTGACCCCCTGCTCTCCGTGCTTTCTGAGGCTGTTATCGCAGCAATGCCGGCAACAATCGCAGAGCTTTCAGCTCTGGTCCGGATTCCGTCAGTTTCGTGGGACGGTTTCGACCCCGAGCAGGTTAGTCGCAGCGCTGAGGCGGCGAAGGTCCTGATCGAGGGTATCGGCATCTTTGACAGGGTCGAACTGGCGCGTGCACCGATTGACGAGACAACCCTCGGGCATCCGGCATTGGTGGCAACGCGTAAGGCCAAGAACGGCAAACCGACCATCCTTTTGTATGCGCACCACGATGTGCAGCCCCCCGGACAGGACGCGGACTGGCATTCGCCACCGTTCGAACCGACGGTGCGTGGTGATCGCCTTTATGGTCGCGGCGCCGCGGACGACAAGGCAGGCATCATGGCTCATGTTGCGGCGATCCGTGCGTTTGTCGCAGCGGTCGGCACGGACTTCGATCTTGGGCTTGTGGCTTTCTTTGAGGGCGAAGAAGAATTCGGGTCGCGTTCGTTCGCTAATTTCATCACCGAGAACCGCGAAAAGCTCGCCGCCGATGTGATTGTGGTCGCCGACTCCGACAACTGGGACATCCATACGCCGTCTCTCACGGTTGGCTTGCGCGGCAACGTCACGTTCAAGCTCAAAGTGTCGACGCTGGCTCACGCATCGCACTCGGGAATGTTTGGGGGAGCGGTGCCTGATGCAATGCTCGCCACCGTTAAGCTCCTTGCGACTCTGCACGACGAGAATGGTGCGGTCGCGGTTGATGGTCTATCCACTCGCGAAGGCGCGACGCCCGATTACAGCGAAGAGAAGCTGCGGCACGAGGCTGGCTTGCTCGACGGCGTGTCCTCGGCTGGCACTGGCACAGTGTTGAGTCGCCTGTGGCACAAACCCGCGATCACGATTACCGGAATCGACGCACCGACGGTGATGAATGCATCCAATACTTTGGCACCGAGGGTCACCGTGAAGATCAGTGCACGTATTGCTCCCGGTCAAGATCCGGACGACGCATTCGACGCTCTGCAGGCGCACCTTGAGGCACATGCGCCGTTTGGGGCTCACCTTGAGATTTCTGATGTCGATCGTGGCAGTCCTTTTTTGGTGGATACCAGTGGCTGGGCGGTTGAGGTCGTGAAGACAGCGATGTTTGAGGCGTGGGGTAATGAACCGCTTGAAACTGGCATCGGTGGATCTATTCCGTTCATTTCTGATCTTGTTGAGGTGTTTCCGGATGCTCAGATATTGGTTACGGGAGTTGAAGACCCTGAATCGCGGGCTCACAGCCCCAATGAGTCGTTACACCTTGGTGTGTTTAAACGCGCAATCCTGACTGAGGCGCTTCTGCTCGCAAAATTGGAGCGACGGGCGTAG
- a CDS encoding cytochrome c oxidase subunit 4, with translation MKANVKLYWILTAFFMVLAGLYTVWSLLDQAHQRVEWVGTITLLLSGILWALIAFYLGKVHDAQGGELAEDRLDANIEDGDAEQGHFSPWSWWPIVLAAAVSLVFLGVAAGAWIAFIGGGILVVSLVGWTYEYYRGYFAR, from the coding sequence ATGAAAGCCAACGTCAAGCTCTACTGGATACTCACCGCGTTCTTTATGGTCCTTGCCGGGCTGTACACGGTGTGGTCGCTGCTCGATCAGGCGCATCAACGAGTTGAGTGGGTCGGAACGATTACTTTACTTCTTAGCGGAATCTTGTGGGCGCTTATTGCCTTCTATCTGGGCAAGGTGCACGACGCTCAAGGTGGCGAGCTAGCGGAAGATCGTCTCGACGCTAACATCGAAGACGGTGACGCTGAGCAAGGCCACTTCAGCCCGTGGAGCTGGTGGCCCATTGTGTTGGCGGCGGCCGTGTCATTGGTGTTCTTGGGAGTTGCAGCCGGAGCCTGGATTGCATTTATTGGTGGCGGAATTTTGGTTGTCAGCCTCGTAGGGTGGACGTATGAGTACTACCGCGGATACTTCGCACGCTAA